The Dehalococcoidia bacterium genomic interval CTGGGTCAGGTCCTCCGCGTCGGCGCGGTTGCCCACGCGGTAGAAGACGTGGCGATAGACGCGTGTCAGGTGCAGATCGTAGAGACCGGCGAAGGCGGCGTCATCGCCGTCGATCGCGGCGTCGAGCAGACGCGGCTCCGCCTCGAGATCGGCGTACGCCCCGAACGGCGCGCCGGTCTGTGCGAGTTGCTCGCTCTCGGGCGGCACAGCGGTCAAATCGGCGCGCCTCTGCACGCTCCGTGCTTGCTCCTTCGCCGGTTCGCGCCAGAACAGGCGCGGCAGACACAGCAAGTATCGGCTAGTGGCGACGCATTCCATAATACCCTGCACGGGCGGTGGTCACGCCGAGCGGGCTGTGGCGCCGGTCGCGCCATCACCTGCTCTTGCCTGCCTGGAACGCTTCGCATCCGGATTCGTTACGCGACTTATGGCACGATCGAGATACAATTTTCGGCGGTCGCCGCTCGGCGCCGCCGGCGCTGCCGCGGCGGGGGGGTCGAATTGTCGCGGGCGCCGCGCGATCGGGGAGTGGCCCGATCAGGCTGGCGGGGCCGTGTACTCGGCGCCGGCGTAGCGTCGTGCGGCGAGATCGCGGGCAGCCGTGGCGATCAGGGCCTCGGCGGTTTCGCCCGCGCCGTCGAACACGCCCACACCGAAGTGCAGGGGCAGCGTCGCCAGCTCGCGCACGAGTGAGCCGGCGTCGCTGCGCACGTGGCCGGCGAGCCGCTCGCCGACGCTGTCGGCAAACTCCGGGTTGGCGCCGATCAGCAGCGCCGCGTAGAGGGTGGGGCCGACGCGGGCGACGAGGTCGCTCTGGCGCACGCCGGTGCGCAGGCTGTCGCCGACGAGATCGACGGTTTCGGAGGAGACGCCGGCCGGGCTGCCGTCGAGCGAGAGCAGGATGAGTACAAACGTATGCCCGCAGCGCTCCGCCTGCTGGCACTCTTCCAGCAGACGGCGATCCCAAAACAACTGCTCCGCCGCGGCGTGGGCCGCGGCCCGGCGATCCGATCGACTCATGCTGCGGCGACTCGCTTGCAGGGCCCGTGCCGGGCCCGCGTTCAGGCGTGCGCCGCCGGCGCAACGTACGCTCTGCCTCAAGGATCGCTGCCGCGCGGCGGGACGGGGATCCGGCGCTTCCCCTACGCCACGGACACAAACCAGTAACAGGTCGCCTCAGCCGCGCAGATCCACCAGGTTGCCGGACTGGTAGCGGCGCAGGCCGAGCTGAAAGACGGCGACCGCCAGCGCCAGTGAGCCGGCCGCGAAGGCGACAACGCCGGCGATCTCGGCCGGTTGCGGCCGGCGCAGCAGCGCCACGGGCAGATGGCTCAGCGCCCCGGCGGGAATCAGCGTGAAGGTGAGCAGGCGCACCCAGTCGCGGAAGACGCCGCCGGGGTAGAGCGCGAAGTTCGTCAGCGCGTTGCCCGCCTGCTGCGCGGCCGCCTCGGCGCCGCCGGTCCAGAAGGCGAGCGAGCCGGTCAGCACGCCGTAGGCGACGAAGATCGTGCAGCCCGTGGCCGAGAACAGCGCGAAGAGCAGCACCCGCCCTGGCGAGGGCTGCCCGGCGAGCAGAAAGACGAGCACGCCGAAGGCCGCGTCGCCCCAGGCCGAGGGCCCCATGCGGCTGACCAGCGCGTGCAGCAGCGCGTCTTTGGGCAGGGCCAGGTAGTAGTCGAGCTGCCCCTGCATGATCAGTGTGGCGATGCGGGCGCAGTTGCCGAAGATACCGTTCGCCAGCCCGAACGAGGTGGCGACCACCGCCCAGATCAGCAGCTCGTCCGAGAGGCGCCAGCCGGCGACGTTGGGGAAGCGCAGGAAGAAGATCCACCAGAAGACGGCCACGATCGCATTGTTCGCCATCATGCCCAGCACCTGCGAGAGGAAGGCCGCGCGGTACTCCATCGCCGCCGCGAAGTTGAGCGCGACGTAGGCCCGCACGAAGCGCAACTGGCGCAGCATCGTTCAGCCCCCGTTCACGTTCACGCGGCGCACACCGCCGCGGTAGATCAACAGCGCCACGCCGCCCAGCGCCAGCAGCCAGGCGAGCTGCGTGAGCAGCGTGCCCGCGGCGAGCCGCAGATCGAACTGCGCCGAGAGCCGCGCCGGCGCGTAGGCCAGGGCGCTGAACGGCAGCCGCTGGGCGACGGCGCGCAGCGTGGACGGGAAGAGGCTGAGCGGCAGATAGAGCCCGCCGAGCACGAAGGTCAGCTTCTGGTAGATCCAGTAGAAGGCGTTGGTGTCCTCGAACCAGAAGGCGAGCAGGCCGATGCTGAGTCCCACGGCGAAGTGCAGGCAGATCGCCAGCAGCGCCGCCAGCGCGATCACTGGCCAGGCGGCCGCATTCGTCGGCGGCGGGCCGGCGAAGACGAGCGCCAGCGCCGCGCCGGCGAGGAAGTTGGCCGGCAGCGCCAGCAGCACCCCGCCCAGGTACTGGGC includes:
- a CDS encoding ABC-2 family transporter protein, with product MLRQLRFVRAYVALNFAAAMEYRAAFLSQVLGMMANNAIVAVFWWIFFLRFPNVAGWRLSDELLIWAVVATSFGLANGIFGNCARIATLIMQGQLDYYLALPKDALLHALVSRMGPSAWGDAAFGVLVFLLAGQPSPGRVLLFALFSATGCTIFVAYGVLTGSLAFWTGGAEAAAQQAGNALTNFALYPGGVFRDWVRLLTFTLIPAGALSHLPVALLRRPQPAEIAGVVAFAAGSLALAVAVFQLGLRRYQSGNLVDLRG
- a CDS encoding ABC-2 family transporter protein, translating into MAGYDFRRMVWYLVITETIVLSVARVSDLIDQQVKSGELAYTLAKPYSYPLFHFAQYLGGVLLALPANFLAGAALALVFAGPPPTNAAAWPVIALAALLAICLHFAVGLSIGLLAFWFEDTNAFYWIYQKLTFVLGGLYLPLSLFPSTLRAVAQRLPFSALAYAPARLSAQFDLRLAAGTLLTQLAWLLALGGVALLIYRGGVRRVNVNGG